In one Mucilaginibacter sp. PAMB04168 genomic region, the following are encoded:
- a CDS encoding Gfo/Idh/MocA family oxidoreductase, producing MLKIGILGLGEGRSTMSAALGSDKLELKMVCDRSQDVCKHRAKEFDFHSYTTEYQDMLNDAEIDLIAIYTPDHLHAEHVKQALLAGKHVVCTKPFIDDLKDANELISLAESTGKKVFVGQSSRFFEPAKRQREDFEAGLIGDLITIEAEYHADHRWFLEKPWALEPAFKWLYGGLSHPVDFVRWYLPNVEEVMGYGMISSNGQKAGLKNEDTMHFIFKATDGRIARVSGAYTGPTQPAQRDSGMSTILRGTEGASQADYHELRYAVTDKTGEEKIIHWGDATLKHYFRFEGQSHHAGEYQNYLEYVADCLETGQTPYPDVKEGIGTVALLQAMDRTLKTGAPVKVADILAEYNITAETLKA from the coding sequence ATGTTAAAAATAGGAATATTAGGATTAGGAGAGGGGCGTAGCACCATGTCGGCTGCATTAGGGAGTGATAAGCTTGAACTGAAAATGGTATGTGACCGCAGTCAGGACGTATGTAAGCATCGGGCTAAAGAGTTCGATTTTCACAGCTATACCACCGAGTACCAGGATATGCTGAACGATGCGGAGATTGATCTGATTGCTATTTATACGCCCGATCATTTGCATGCCGAACATGTAAAACAGGCACTGTTGGCAGGTAAACACGTGGTGTGTACCAAACCGTTTATTGATGATTTAAAAGACGCTAACGAACTGATTAGTTTGGCTGAATCAACCGGTAAAAAGGTGTTTGTTGGTCAAAGCTCACGTTTTTTTGAACCTGCCAAAAGGCAACGTGAAGATTTCGAGGCCGGCTTAATTGGCGATCTTATTACCATTGAAGCTGAGTATCATGCCGATCATCGCTGGTTTTTAGAGAAGCCCTGGGCGCTTGAACCGGCTTTTAAATGGCTTTATGGCGGATTGAGCCACCCGGTTGACTTTGTGCGCTGGTACCTGCCTAATGTAGAAGAAGTGATGGGGTACGGCATGATTAGCAGTAACGGCCAAAAAGCCGGACTGAAAAATGAAGATACGATGCACTTTATTTTTAAGGCTACGGATGGCCGTATTGCCCGTGTAAGTGGTGCTTATACCGGTCCTACACAACCTGCCCAGCGCGATAGCGGCATGAGCACCATACTGCGCGGCACCGAAGGTGCATCGCAAGCCGATTATCACGAGCTGCGCTATGCCGTAACCGATAAAACAGGTGAGGAAAAGATAATCCATTGGGGTGACGCAACCTTGAAGCATTACTTTCGGTTTGAAGGGCAAAGCCACCACGCGGGCGAGTACCAAAACTACCTGGAATATGTGGCTGATTGTTTAGAAACCGGGCAAACCCCATACCCCGACGTAAAAGAGGGCATAGGCACCGTTGCCTTACTACAGGCTATGGATCGCACTCTAAAAACCGGCGCGCCTGTAAAGGTGGCCGATATACTGGCCGAATATAATATCACTGCTGAAACACTTAAAGCCTAA
- a CDS encoding L-rhamnose mutarotase — MDKTLRQIICILSIACLSVSVQAADIYVSPTGADSNSGTKVAPKATLHAALRQARELRRLDDASVKGGIHIIMLGGTYGLTEPVFIRPEDSGTEQSPTYIEAAPNQQPVLDGGIAIKGWKKLNTPVSGLSAAAKGKIWVSDIPAFEGQPFQFRQIWINGHKAIRARETDRDNQMARILSLDKAKQEIWIPTPTVKLPANAGQMEMVIHQMWAIANLRVKTVTVQGKQTKLTFQQPESRIQFEHPWPQAVIDKDNKMNGNSAFYLTNAIEFLDEPGEWYADVKTNKLYYWPRTGEGMPQARVVAPALETLLTIAGTIDRPVSNVYVKGIGFEHATWLRPSQQGHVPHQAGMYMIDAYKLKIAGTPEKQGLENQAWVGRPAAAVKVAYANHTGFESCRFEHLASTGLDYQRGTHNNEIKGNLFKDIGGTGIQVGVFSDEAIEAHLPYNPKDEREVCTNEQVVNNLVTDVTNEDWGCVGIGAGYVKNINIAHNEISEVSYSGISMGWGWSKLSNVMSGNKITANKIHHYGKHLYDVAGIYTLSAQPGSVISQNVVDSIYKVPYAHDLHHWFYLYCDEGSSGFTVKDNWCPADKFLQNANGPDNKWTNNGPQVDVAIRANAGLEPAYRQLSKYQSAVGRPSTINYVGYDAYADEPQIIEVVGASNGGLDADKVRDICMRHGIPASSVYQWKNRLVLFGYIPGAEKIRELLKKAFPDAEVKNYIDKVYTFNNKKHCKDATVANQWDNIILTANLVNDSKKQQEYINYHATQFQKWPEVSRGFCNASFQQLLVYKNGRQLMLVISIPKGESLDKLNPKTTENNPRVNDWNAIMKNYQEGITGTKPGEVWVFMEPVK; from the coding sequence ATGGATAAAACCTTACGCCAAATAATCTGCATCCTTTCGATAGCCTGCCTTTCGGTAAGCGTACAAGCTGCAGATATTTATGTATCGCCTACAGGCGCCGATAGCAACTCGGGTACTAAAGTAGCGCCCAAAGCAACGCTGCATGCGGCCTTGCGTCAGGCACGTGAGCTGCGGCGGCTGGATGATGCATCGGTAAAAGGCGGTATCCATATTATAATGTTAGGCGGTACTTATGGGCTTACCGAACCAGTATTTATCCGCCCCGAAGATTCAGGCACCGAGCAGTCACCTACCTATATCGAAGCAGCACCTAACCAACAACCTGTACTGGATGGCGGCATTGCCATAAAAGGTTGGAAAAAACTAAATACTCCCGTTTCCGGACTTTCAGCAGCAGCTAAGGGTAAAATTTGGGTGAGTGATATTCCTGCATTTGAAGGCCAGCCCTTCCAATTCAGGCAAATCTGGATAAACGGCCATAAGGCTATTCGTGCGCGTGAAACAGACAGAGATAATCAAATGGCTCGAATCCTGTCGCTAGATAAGGCTAAACAAGAAATATGGATACCTACGCCAACGGTAAAATTGCCTGCCAATGCGGGGCAAATGGAAATGGTGATTCACCAGATGTGGGCTATTGCCAATCTGCGGGTAAAAACCGTTACAGTACAAGGCAAGCAAACCAAGCTTACCTTTCAACAACCCGAAAGTCGTATACAATTTGAACACCCCTGGCCGCAAGCAGTTATTGATAAGGACAATAAAATGAACGGTAATTCGGCGTTTTACCTTACTAACGCCATTGAGTTTTTGGATGAGCCGGGTGAGTGGTATGCCGACGTAAAAACCAATAAACTATATTATTGGCCACGTACAGGAGAGGGTATGCCCCAGGCACGGGTGGTAGCTCCCGCTTTAGAAACTTTGTTAACAATAGCCGGTACTATTGACAGGCCGGTGAGCAATGTGTATGTAAAAGGCATTGGTTTTGAGCACGCTACTTGGCTGCGCCCATCGCAGCAAGGGCATGTGCCGCACCAGGCAGGCATGTACATGATAGATGCCTACAAGTTGAAAATTGCCGGTACGCCGGAGAAACAAGGGCTTGAAAACCAGGCCTGGGTCGGTCGTCCGGCGGCAGCCGTTAAGGTAGCGTATGCTAATCACACCGGTTTCGAGAGCTGCCGTTTTGAGCACCTGGCTTCTACCGGGCTTGATTATCAGCGGGGCACGCATAATAATGAGATAAAAGGTAATCTATTCAAAGACATTGGCGGTACGGGCATACAGGTGGGCGTTTTTTCAGACGAGGCCATTGAGGCGCACCTGCCCTACAATCCCAAAGATGAACGTGAAGTTTGTACCAACGAGCAAGTAGTAAACAACCTGGTAACCGATGTAACCAATGAGGATTGGGGCTGTGTGGGCATTGGCGCTGGCTATGTTAAAAACATTAACATTGCGCATAACGAGATAAGCGAGGTTTCGTATTCGGGAATTAGTATGGGCTGGGGATGGAGTAAACTCAGTAACGTAATGAGCGGCAACAAAATAACTGCCAATAAGATACATCATTATGGCAAGCACTTGTACGATGTAGCGGGCATTTATACTCTATCAGCACAGCCCGGTTCAGTTATTAGCCAAAACGTGGTTGATAGCATATACAAAGTGCCTTATGCGCATGATCTGCATCACTGGTTTTACTTGTACTGCGACGAAGGCTCATCCGGGTTTACTGTAAAAGACAACTGGTGCCCTGCCGATAAGTTTCTGCAAAATGCCAACGGGCCCGATAATAAATGGACGAACAATGGTCCGCAGGTAGATGTAGCCATACGTGCTAATGCGGGTCTGGAGCCGGCTTATCGTCAGCTATCAAAATACCAGTCTGCTGTAGGCAGGCCGTCAACCATTAATTATGTAGGCTATGATGCTTATGCAGATGAACCGCAGATAATTGAAGTAGTAGGAGCTAGCAACGGCGGCTTAGATGCCGATAAGGTGAGAGATATATGCATGCGCCACGGCATACCGGCTTCATCTGTTTACCAGTGGAAAAACAGGCTGGTACTGTTTGGTTACATACCAGGCGCCGAAAAAATTCGCGAGCTGCTTAAAAAAGCGTTTCCGGATGCCGAGGTAAAAAACTATATCGATAAGGTATACACTTTCAATAATAAAAAGCACTGTAAAGATGCCACTGTGGCTAATCAATGGGATAACATTATCCTTACTGCCAATTTAGTGAATGACTCTAAAAAACAACAGGAGTATATTAATTACCATGCTACGCAATTCCAGAAGTGGCCCGAAGTAAGCAGAGGCTTTTGCAATGCAAGTTTTCAGCAACTCTTGGTTTATAAAAATGGCAGGCAATTAATGCTGGTCATCAGCATACCCAAAGGTGAAAGCCTGGATAAGCTGAACCCGAAAACTACCGAAAATAACCCTCGGGTGAATGACTGGAACGCCATTATGAAAAATTATCAGGAAGGTATTACCGGTACCAAGCCAGGCGAGGTTTGGGTTTTTATGGAGCCGGTTAAGTAA
- a CDS encoding sugar phosphate isomerase/epimerase family protein, whose product MKTTSTRRNFLAQGAMLTASVALSQSSWASAFANMAKGQRYKVAVVDLMILKRQKLGAFQLTKDIGADGVEVDMGGLGNRPTFENQLAQPEIRQQFLDKAKELNLEICSLAMTGFFAQSFAKRDGVDRMVQDCMDTMKAMNVKVAFLPLGVNSDLTKNPELRPAVIERLKLIAPKAEEAGVVIGIETSLNATDEAKLLDEVGSKAIKSYFNFSNAWDNGRDVNEELKILGKKRICQIHCTNTDGAWLQNDPKVDLKKVKKTLDKMKWEGWLVIERSRDVKDPRNVKWNFSANTAFVKSVFQE is encoded by the coding sequence ATGAAAACTACATCAACCAGGCGTAATTTCCTTGCCCAGGGAGCTATGTTAACAGCAAGTGTTGCACTGTCGCAAAGCAGCTGGGCATCTGCGTTTGCTAATATGGCTAAAGGTCAGCGTTATAAAGTTGCTGTGGTTGATCTGATGATCTTAAAAAGACAAAAGCTTGGTGCCTTCCAGCTAACCAAAGATATTGGCGCAGATGGGGTAGAGGTGGATATGGGAGGTTTAGGTAATCGTCCTACGTTCGAAAACCAGTTGGCTCAGCCCGAAATACGCCAGCAGTTTTTAGATAAGGCTAAAGAACTGAACTTGGAAATATGCTCGCTGGCCATGACCGGCTTTTTTGCCCAGTCGTTCGCGAAGCGTGATGGGGTGGACCGCATGGTGCAGGATTGTATGGATACCATGAAGGCCATGAACGTTAAAGTAGCGTTTTTGCCATTAGGCGTAAACAGTGACCTGACCAAGAACCCTGAACTTCGTCCGGCTGTGATAGAGCGCCTGAAACTGATTGCGCCCAAAGCCGAAGAGGCAGGGGTGGTTATTGGGATAGAAACATCGCTGAATGCTACAGACGAAGCTAAGCTGCTGGATGAAGTAGGCTCAAAGGCTATTAAAAGTTACTTCAATTTTTCTAACGCCTGGGATAATGGGCGCGATGTGAACGAAGAATTGAAGATACTAGGAAAAAAACGCATTTGCCAGATCCATTGCACCAATACCGACGGCGCATGGCTGCAGAATGACCCTAAAGTTGATCTGAAAAAAGTTAAGAAAACCTTGGATAAGATGAAGTGGGAAGGCTGGCTAGTGATAGAACGCTCACGCGATGTGAAGGATCCTCGCAACGTAAAGTGGAATTTCAGTGCCAATACGGCTTTTGTGAAATCGGTGTTTCAAGAGTAA
- a CDS encoding acetylxylan esterase has product MKKILKKCVAGLLWIVIFSVSTSYAQTNNSDNEYKKPLKQVLTEIQDRFHVKIKYPEDMVKDRFVPYADWRYKTTAAATLASVLAPLDMKVNEEGPNAFKLKYYEYSRITVEEGREKLAYLSSRYNDKTSWEKRKYDLRPCMLQALQLSPMPARPKSKPIITNKRVMDGYTVENIAIETLPGVYVSGSLYKPLKIKGKIPVVLCPDGHFGDGRYRADGQYRYATLARMGAMAISYDLFAWGESLLQFKGEDHRRSLAMTVQALNSFRILDYLLTLKEADPNRVAITGASGGGSQTMLITALDDRIKLSVPVVMLSSYFSGGCPCESGQPVHLCGGGTNNDELAAMAAPRPQLVISDGGDWSANVPDTDLPYLQKIYGYYGKPEMVQNAHFPKEGHDYGKSKRLAMYDFVAEHFNLNINVVKGADGKVDESKVVIEKYPAQYVFGPKGENLPANAIHGFDQLEKLFNK; this is encoded by the coding sequence TTGAAAAAAATACTTAAAAAGTGCGTGGCAGGATTACTTTGGATAGTGATATTCAGTGTGAGCACTTCCTATGCCCAAACCAACAATTCCGATAACGAGTACAAGAAACCCCTGAAGCAGGTGCTTACCGAAATTCAGGATCGTTTTCATGTAAAGATTAAGTACCCGGAAGATATGGTGAAAGACCGCTTTGTACCCTATGCCGACTGGCGCTACAAAACCACAGCTGCAGCAACACTCGCTTCGGTATTGGCACCGCTGGATATGAAGGTAAATGAGGAAGGCCCCAATGCTTTCAAGCTAAAATATTATGAATACTCGCGCATAACAGTTGAGGAAGGACGAGAAAAGCTGGCTTACCTTTCATCACGTTATAACGACAAAACCAGCTGGGAGAAACGGAAGTACGATTTGCGCCCCTGCATGTTGCAGGCTTTGCAATTATCGCCCATGCCCGCCCGGCCTAAATCAAAACCTATCATTACCAATAAACGGGTAATGGATGGCTATACCGTCGAGAATATTGCTATTGAAACATTACCCGGCGTTTATGTAAGCGGGTCGTTATATAAGCCTTTAAAAATTAAAGGTAAAATACCGGTTGTACTTTGCCCAGACGGGCACTTTGGCGATGGCCGCTACCGGGCCGACGGGCAATACCGTTATGCCACGCTGGCTCGTATGGGTGCCATGGCCATTAGTTATGACCTGTTTGCCTGGGGCGAATCTTTGCTGCAATTTAAGGGCGAGGACCACCGCCGTAGTTTGGCTATGACGGTACAAGCGTTAAACAGTTTCCGCATACTGGATTATTTATTAACGCTTAAAGAAGCTGATCCAAACCGTGTTGCTATTACTGGCGCATCAGGTGGCGGCAGCCAAACTATGTTGATTACGGCTTTGGATGACCGTATTAAGTTAAGTGTACCTGTAGTAATGCTATCCAGCTATTTTTCGGGTGGATGTCCTTGCGAAAGCGGGCAACCGGTGCATTTGTGCGGTGGCGGCACCAATAATGACGAACTGGCTGCTATGGCTGCGCCACGCCCGCAACTGGTGATATCAGATGGTGGCGACTGGTCGGCCAATGTGCCCGATACCGATTTGCCTTACCTGCAAAAAATATACGGATACTATGGTAAACCCGAGATGGTGCAAAATGCCCACTTTCCAAAAGAAGGACATGACTACGGCAAATCAAAACGTTTAGCCATGTACGATTTTGTAGCTGAGCATTTTAACCTGAACATTAACGTCGTAAAAGGTGCAGACGGTAAAGTTGACGAATCGAAAGTTGTTATAGAAAAATACCCGGCGCAATACGTTTTTGGTCCTAAAGGTGAAAACCTGCCGGCCAATGCCATACACGGGTTCGATCAGTTAGAGAAACTGTTTAACAAGTAG
- a CDS encoding sialidase family protein — translation MKYTSIAKKGIIALLFSAMAGIGSAQTISNPWRSGIVTDEFIYEKAPYKECHSSTVVETPKGLVAAWFGGTKERNPDVCIWVSRLVKGKWTEGVNVANGIQNDTLRYPTWNPVLYQIPGGELMLFYKIGPSPSTWKGYFKTSKDGGMTWSGQKALPEGYLGPIKNKPVLVGKNLICPTSTEGKGGWRVHFEITPDFGKTWKKVTVAKGPDSLEAIQPSILKHKDGRLQILARSRNRAVLESWSLDQGMTWSPLAKTNLPNNNSGTDAVTLKDGRQLLVYNHVLPPGTLAKGPRTPLNVAVSKDGKTWYAALILEDSPISQYSYPSVIQSSDGMVHFVYTWRRLRIKHVAVNPKKLKLVEIKNGEWPKVAGYTLPEIKADSKDL, via the coding sequence ATGAAGTATACCTCAATTGCAAAAAAAGGAATTATAGCACTGTTGTTTTCTGCCATGGCAGGGATAGGTAGCGCCCAAACCATAAGTAACCCCTGGCGTAGCGGCATCGTTACCGATGAGTTTATTTATGAGAAAGCGCCTTACAAAGAGTGCCATTCATCAACCGTTGTTGAAACGCCTAAGGGCTTGGTAGCTGCCTGGTTTGGTGGTACCAAAGAGCGTAACCCCGATGTTTGTATTTGGGTAAGCCGCCTGGTTAAGGGTAAATGGACCGAAGGGGTAAATGTAGCCAACGGCATACAAAACGATACCTTACGCTATCCAACCTGGAACCCTGTATTATACCAGATACCGGGCGGCGAGCTGATGCTATTTTACAAAATTGGCCCGAGCCCATCCACCTGGAAAGGGTATTTTAAAACTTCTAAAGATGGTGGTATGACCTGGTCGGGACAAAAGGCTTTACCCGAAGGGTATTTAGGTCCTATTAAAAACAAGCCGGTATTAGTAGGTAAAAACTTAATTTGCCCAACCAGTACGGAAGGTAAAGGCGGCTGGCGCGTACATTTTGAGATAACCCCCGATTTTGGCAAAACCTGGAAAAAAGTAACAGTTGCTAAAGGGCCTGATTCTTTAGAAGCTATACAGCCAAGCATTTTAAAACACAAAGATGGCCGCTTGCAAATACTGGCCCGTAGCCGTAACCGTGCGGTGCTGGAGTCCTGGTCATTAGATCAGGGTATGACCTGGTCGCCGCTGGCTAAAACCAATTTGCCGAATAATAATTCGGGTACCGACGCGGTGACGTTAAAGGATGGCCGCCAGTTATTGGTTTATAACCACGTGCTGCCACCCGGAACATTAGCCAAAGGTCCGCGCACACCACTGAATGTAGCAGTAAGCAAAGACGGCAAAACCTGGTATGCAGCCTTGATCTTAGAAGATTCACCCATCAGCCAATATTCCTATCCGTCGGTTATACAAAGCAGCGATGGTATGGTGCACTTTGTGTACACCTGGCGTCGCCTGCGTATTAAGCACGTGGCAGTGAATCCTAAAAAGTTGAAACTGGTTGAAATTAAAAATGGTGAGTGGCCTAAGGTAGCCGGTTATACGTTGCCGGAGATAAAAGCGGATAGTAAGGATTTATAA
- a CDS encoding DUF3826 domain-containing protein produces MKSFKPLFISGAAALLFTVNTYAQQGTSAADAKPAMTAEQRAKSDEDSNKKASEWVAALTLNDTKKETAVKEVIATHLKTIRDWNNDHPYTTVPAGINPYTGKPLSTMNRQIIAISAMPKSVHENLMSGLRQNLTEPQVEAILDKYTIGKVAFTLNGYKSIVPNLTEQEEKVLTDNLKKAREQAVDFKNMTQISAIFEIYKTYNEQYLNTHGRNWHDMFKAYTDAVKAKKAAAKAAAEGKPAQ; encoded by the coding sequence ATGAAAAGCTTTAAACCATTATTCATCAGCGGAGCGGCAGCATTGCTTTTTACCGTAAATACTTATGCCCAGCAGGGTACATCTGCGGCCGATGCCAAACCCGCCATGACTGCCGAACAGCGGGCCAAGTCTGACGAAGACTCTAATAAAAAAGCGTCAGAATGGGTTGCAGCATTAACCCTAAACGACACTAAAAAAGAAACCGCGGTGAAAGAGGTTATAGCTACACATCTTAAAACCATACGCGACTGGAACAATGATCATCCGTATACTACCGTTCCGGCAGGTATCAACCCTTACACCGGCAAGCCATTAAGCACCATGAACAGGCAGATCATCGCTATTTCGGCCATGCCTAAATCGGTGCATGAGAACCTGATGAGCGGCCTGCGCCAAAACCTTACTGAGCCGCAGGTAGAAGCGATACTGGATAAGTACACCATTGGCAAGGTAGCATTTACCTTAAATGGCTACAAGAGCATTGTTCCAAATTTGACGGAGCAGGAAGAGAAGGTACTGACCGATAACCTGAAAAAAGCCCGCGAACAAGCAGTCGACTTTAAGAACATGACCCAGATATCGGCTATATTTGAGATATACAAAACTTATAACGAGCAATACCTGAATACCCACGGCCGTAACTGGCACGATATGTTTAAAGCCTATACCGATGCGGTTAAGGCTAAAAAGGCGGCTGCTAAAGCGGCTGCTGAGGGTAAACCTGCCCAATAA
- a CDS encoding family 78 glycoside hydrolase catalytic domain: MRRTLKIYMGMLIGLCLMSASTFAADIQLQNLRTEMLVNPQGIDVTQPRLSWEIQSSGRNVQQMAYEVLVASTQAKLAANQGDLWTSGKTASNESIMVTYKGKALKSGTACYWKVKVYTNNGESAWSSPAKWSMGLLLPANWKAKWIGYEKGFAWDSVSKFSRLSARYFRKEFASATKVKRATAYISGLGHYELYINGKYIGNQVLAQMPTDYNKSVQYTTYDVTAEVKPGMNAVATVLGNGRYFTMRPKYKPKKIKEFGFPKMLLQLDIEYQDGHHQLVVSDQTWRMTADGPIRTNNEYDGEEYDATKELPGWNKAGYNDTKWLKPQLTPVPTGKLVAQMSEPIKVMQTLKPKKLNESKSGTYIMDMGQNMTGWIKFKVKGKRGDKVTLRFAETLQKDGSLYIANLRDAKVTDVYTLKGSTEEIWHPVFVYHGFRYVEVTGYPGKPKESDFTGEVVYDALATIGSFETSNDIINQVYKNTWWGVAGNYKGMPVDCPQRNERMPWLGDRATGSLGESFIFDNHKLYAKWLDDIEEAQTPEGAIPDVAPAYWNYYSDNMTWPGTYILIADMLYKQYGDLRPAEKHYASMKKWLSYMQGKYMKDYILTKDKYGDWCVPPESPELIHAKDSTRTTNGQLIATAYYHRMLFLMKRFAKLLNKPQDAQAFSALSVKIADAFNAKFYNAQTQQYDNGTVTANLLPLYFDITPVANRKAVFANIVKRVTTTDNSHIATGVIGTQWLMRGLTEYGRPDLAYKIATNKDYPSWGYMAERGATTIWELWNGDTANPSMNSGNHVMLLGDLIVWYYQNLAAIKAGINQPGFKQVVMKPMLTDGLSFVNASYKTPYGLVKSEWKKGNNFDWNITIPANATALISIPAKSVDAVTEGGKKAAEADGLKFVKMDAGMAVFEAGSGTYSFKSDL; encoded by the coding sequence ATGAGAAGGACTTTAAAAATATATATGGGTATGCTTATTGGCTTGTGCCTCATGAGCGCCTCTACCTTTGCAGCCGATATCCAACTGCAAAATTTGCGTACCGAGATGCTGGTAAACCCACAAGGTATCGATGTAACCCAGCCGCGCTTAAGCTGGGAAATACAAAGTAGTGGCCGTAACGTTCAGCAAATGGCTTACGAAGTTTTAGTGGCATCCACTCAGGCTAAGCTGGCCGCCAACCAGGGTGATCTGTGGACTTCGGGCAAAACGGCCTCTAATGAATCGATCATGGTTACTTACAAAGGCAAGGCCCTTAAAAGTGGTACTGCCTGTTATTGGAAGGTGAAAGTGTACACCAACAACGGCGAAAGTGCCTGGAGCAGCCCGGCTAAATGGAGCATGGGTTTATTGCTGCCTGCCAACTGGAAAGCCAAATGGATAGGATATGAAAAAGGGTTTGCATGGGATAGCGTTTCTAAGTTTTCACGTTTATCGGCCCGGTATTTCCGTAAGGAGTTTGCTTCGGCAACGAAGGTGAAACGGGCAACGGCTTATATCTCTGGCCTTGGGCATTACGAGTTATATATCAATGGCAAATACATTGGTAACCAGGTATTGGCACAAATGCCTACCGATTATAACAAATCGGTACAGTACACCACTTATGATGTTACAGCTGAGGTAAAGCCAGGTATGAATGCTGTTGCAACCGTATTAGGCAACGGGCGGTATTTTACTATGCGTCCTAAGTACAAGCCTAAAAAGATAAAGGAGTTCGGCTTTCCAAAAATGCTGTTGCAACTGGATATTGAGTACCAGGACGGCCATCACCAACTGGTGGTAAGCGACCAAACCTGGCGCATGACCGCCGATGGCCCTATACGCACCAATAACGAATATGACGGTGAAGAATATGATGCCACTAAAGAATTGCCAGGCTGGAATAAAGCAGGCTATAATGATACTAAATGGCTAAAGCCACAACTTACGCCGGTGCCTACCGGTAAACTGGTGGCCCAAATGAGCGAACCTATTAAGGTGATGCAAACGCTTAAACCAAAAAAGCTGAACGAGTCAAAATCGGGCACCTATATTATGGATATGGGCCAGAACATGACCGGCTGGATCAAGTTTAAAGTAAAGGGCAAACGCGGTGATAAAGTAACGCTCCGCTTTGCCGAAACACTGCAAAAAGATGGAAGCCTATATATAGCCAACTTGCGCGATGCAAAGGTGACCGACGTTTACACTTTAAAGGGCAGCACCGAAGAAATATGGCACCCCGTGTTTGTTTATCATGGTTTTAGATATGTAGAAGTTACCGGTTATCCGGGCAAACCTAAAGAGAGTGATTTTACAGGTGAAGTGGTATATGATGCGCTGGCTACTATTGGAAGTTTCGAAACGTCAAACGATATAATTAACCAGGTTTATAAAAATACCTGGTGGGGCGTGGCTGGTAACTACAAAGGCATGCCGGTTGATTGTCCGCAACGCAACGAGCGTATGCCGTGGCTGGGCGACCGCGCTACCGGTTCATTGGGCGAGAGCTTTATTTTTGATAACCATAAGCTATACGCCAAATGGCTGGATGATATTGAGGAAGCGCAAACACCCGAAGGTGCCATCCCTGACGTAGCCCCGGCTTACTGGAACTATTACAGTGATAACATGACCTGGCCCGGCACCTATATCTTGATTGCCGATATGCTGTACAAGCAATACGGCGACCTGCGCCCAGCAGAGAAGCACTATGCCTCCATGAAAAAATGGCTCAGTTACATGCAGGGCAAATACATGAAGGATTACATCCTTACTAAAGACAAGTACGGCGACTGGTGTGTACCGCCCGAATCACCAGAATTAATTCACGCTAAGGATAGCACCCGTACCACAAACGGTCAGTTGATTGCAACAGCCTACTACCACCGCATGCTGTTCCTGATGAAGCGATTCGCAAAGCTGCTGAACAAACCACAGGATGCGCAAGCGTTTTCGGCTTTGTCAGTAAAGATTGCTGATGCCTTTAACGCTAAATTTTATAATGCACAAACGCAGCAGTATGACAATGGCACCGTAACAGCCAACCTGCTGCCTTTATATTTTGATATTACGCCTGTTGCTAACCGCAAGGCCGTATTTGCCAACATTGTTAAACGGGTAACCACTACCGATAACAGCCATATAGCCACCGGCGTTATTGGTACGCAGTGGCTCATGCGCGGACTAACCGAGTACGGCCGTCCCGATCTCGCTTATAAAATTGCTACTAATAAAGATTACCCCAGCTGGGGCTACATGGCCGAGCGCGGTGCTACCACCATATGGGAGTTGTGGAACGGTGATACGGCTAACCCAAGCATGAATTCGGGCAACCACGTAATGCTGCTGGGCGATTTGATAGTATGGTACTACCAAAATCTGGCGGCTATTAAAGCAGGTATTAACCAACCTGGCTTTAAACAGGTGGTTATGAAACCCATGCTTACCGATGGTTTAAGTTTCGTTAATGCATCTTACAAAACGCCGTACGGCCTGGTAAAAAGCGAGTGGAAAAAAGGTAATAATTTCGATTGGAATATTACCATTCCGGCAAACGCAACAGCTTTGATTTCTATTCCGGCAAAATCGGTTGATGCGGTAACTGAGGGCGGAAAAAAAGCTGCAGAGGCTGATGGGTTAAAGTTTGTGAAAATGGATGCAGGTATGGCAGTATTTGAGGCCGGTTCAGGTACTTACAGCTTTAAATCGGATTTATAG